The following nucleotide sequence is from Streptomyces bathyalis.
CATCACCGACGGCCGCATCGGTCTGCGCATCGGCGAGGCCGAGAACAGCCGCGGCGCACTCGAGCAGAACGCCGCCCGCAAGGACTACCTGCCCGGGGCGGACGGCAAGAAGGTCGAGGGCAAGCGCGCGACGGTCAAGGTCGGCAGCATGCGCCCGGGCATCCGCCGCTCCTTCTCGATCAAGCTTCCCGTCAGCGCGCTCAAGATGCGCTCGGCCGGCGTGTACCAGCTGGGCGTGACGCTCACCGGCCAGACGCGGGAGCGCCCGTACGACCAGATCCTCGGCATCGAGCGGAGCTTCCTGCCCTGGCAGACCTCCGACTCGGAGAACAAGACGGAGCTGACCTATCTCTGGCCGCTGATCTCCTCGTCGCATCTGACGGCGCAGACACAGTCCGACGAGGAGCAGACCCCCGTCTTCCGCAACGACGGCCTCGCCAAGGAACTGGCCCCCGGCGGCCGCCTCCAGCAGCTGGTCCACCTCGGCAAGGACCTGCCGATCACGTGGATGATCGACCCCGACCTGCTGGCCACCGTCGACGCGATGACCGAGCGGTACCGCGTGCAGAAGAAGGGCGGCGGCACGACCGCCGGCAAGGGCCAGGCGTACGCGAAGCAGTGGCTCATGGACCTGCAGAGCGCCGTGAAGGGCGAGGAGGTCGCGACGCTGCCCTTCGCCGACGCGGATGTCGCCTCGCTCGCGCACCGCGGCAGGAACGTCCCCGGCGCCCTGGGCGACCTGGACTCCGCGACCAAGCGGGCCACCAACACCGTCGAGCCGATCCTGCACGCCAAGCCCAGCACCGACTACGCCTGGCCGGTCGAGGGCGCCCTCGACCCGAGCATCGTGGACGTGGCGACCTCCGCAGGCGCCCACAACGTCATCGCGCGCAGCGACAGCCTCCGCGACACGGCCCTCTCGTACACGCCGACCTCCGCACGTCCCATCGGGGGCGGGAACACGGCCCTGGTCGCCGACGCGCGCCTCTCCAAGGCCTTCGACGGCGACATGTCCCGCCCCGGCGCGACGTCCAAGGCCGTGCAGCGCTTCCTCGGCGAGACCCAGGCCGTCAACGCCCAGGTCCCGAACAAGCAGCGCAGCATCCTCGTCGCGCCCCAGAGGAAGCCGAGCGCCGGACAGGCGCGGGCGATGGCGCTGGCGCTGAGCTCCCTGCAGAAGGACGGCCGCTGGGCCGAGGGCAGCGACCTCTCGGAGGCGGCCAAGGCGAAGCCCGACCCGGGTGCGAACCGCCGTGTGCCGAGCGGCAGCCAGTACCCGGCCTCGCTCCGCAAGCAGGAACTGTCCGGCGACGCGTACCGGCACGTGCAGGAGACCAGCCGGCTCGTCGGCGACTTTCAGAAGATCCTCACCCGTGAGGACCGGGTGGAGACCCCGTTCGGGAGCGCGGTGGAGCGGGGCGAGTCCAACTCCTGGCGCGGTGACCCGAAGGGAGCCGCCAACTACCGGGACGGAGTGCGCGGCTACCTGATGGGACTCACCAAAGAGGTCCACCTGATCCAGAAGTCGCCCATCACCCTCTCCGGCCGCAGCGCCACGATCCCGGTGACGGTGCAGAACAACCTCGTGCAGGGGGTCGACGACCTGGAACTGCGCCTGACGTCCAGGCGCCGGATCGGACTCGACGTCGGTGAGCCGCAGGCCGTCAAGATCGACGGTGAGCACAGCCAGTCCGTGAAGTTCTCCACGACGTCCAAGGCCAACGGGCGTGCCTTCGTGGAGGCCCAGCTGTACACGAAGGACGGCAAGCCCTACGGGAAGCGCATGGTCTTCCAGGTGAACGTCACTTCGATCACGTCGACGGTGCTGCTCGTCATCGCGGGCGGTGTCCTGCTCGTCGTACTCGCGGGCGTGCGGATGTACACGACTCGGAAGCGGAACGGTGGCTCGGCGCACGGGCAGGACCCCTCCGGCCCCGACGACGATGCGGGAGACGCGGCGCAGCCGAGCTCCGATGCGGACTCCGGCTCGGGCTCCGAGGAGCGCGGCGACGCCGGCACAGCCGATTCCAAGGGCCCGGCGGACGGCCCCGGAGAACCGGACGAGGCGGACGAGGCGTCTCCGGCAGCCGGGAGCCACGGCCGGGACGACGAGGACGGCACGGCCGGGCCTGCCGACACCGGTAAGGGAAGCGGAACCGTTCCCGACGCGGGTGAGAAAGTGGACCGTTGAGTCAGCTTGCGAGCAGGGGCAGGGGTAGGTAGCGATGAATGCGCCGCACGACGGTGACCGGGGCAGCCAGGCCGCCGGTGACGGCTCGCAGCCGCCGGAGGACCCGTACGTACGGGACGCCCGCACGCGTGACCCGTACCGGGACCGCGACCCGGCCGCCAAGGACCCGGTGAGCGAAGCCCTCGACGACCGTGCCGCCGACCCTCCCCCTCCGCCCGGCACCCTCCCCGACCCGCAGGCGCTCTACGAACGGCCCGAACCCGGCCCGGACGCGCCCGATCCCCGGCGCTGGGCCGCCACACCCGCGCCCGAACCCGACGGCCCGTCCCGGCGCCTGCCCTACGGCGACGACCCCGCCTCCGTCCGGTACACGGGTGTTGACGGACTCCTCAGCGGCTCACGCGACGACGAGGGGAGCGCACCGCGGGGAGAGCACCCCGACCCGTCCGGCCCACGGCACCCTGAACCGTCCGCGCAGGAACCGGCTCGGGAGGCGACACCGCAGGTGAGCACCGAGGGGCGCGACCCCGAGGACGCCTTCGCCCACCTCTTCCGCGACCAGGGCCGCGGCCACGCCTCACACACGTCCGCTTCGCCGCCCCAGCCGCGTTCCGAGGGCATGCCCCCGCAGGCACCGCGTGCGTCCGCCTCAGGGCCGCACGGAGGGCGTCGGCCGCTGCCGGACGAGGAGCCCGCCGGGCCCGGCCAGGGCCCCGGTTTCGAGGCCGCACACGCCGCACCGGCCGAGGCGACCCCGCCGCCCCCGGAGCCGGACGCTCCCGCCTCCGTGGCCGCGCAGGAAGCCGCCCAGGGAGCGGCGTCGAAGGGCGGAGGCGGCGGCAGAGCCGGGGGACTGCTGCGCTCCAGCGCCATCATGGCGGCCGGCACGATGGTCTCCCGCCTGACGGGCTTCATCCGCTCCGCGATGGTCGTCGCCGCCATCGGCGCCGCCGTGCTCGGCGACACCTACCAACTCGCCATCACGCTGCCGACGATGCTCTACATCCTCACCGTCGGCGGCGGCCTCAACTCGGTCTTCGTCCCGCAGCTCGTCCGCGCCATGAAGGAGGACGGCGACGGCGGCGAGGCGTACGCGAACCGCCTGCTGACCCTCGTCACCGTCATCCTCGGCACGCTGACCGTGCTCGCGGTGCTCGCGGCTCCCCTGCTCGTACGGGTCATGTCCGTTCGCCTCGCGGAGAACCCCGAGGCGAACGCGGTGACCGTCACCTTCATCCGCTACTGCCTGCCGTCCATCTTCTTCATGGGCATCCATGTGGTGATGGGTCAGATCCTCAACGCCCGCGGCCGTTTCGGCGCCATGATGTGGACTCCGGTCCTGAACAACATCGTCATCATGGCCACCGTCGGCGCGTTCCTGTGGGTCTACGGCACCGCTGAGGACTCCGG
It contains:
- a CDS encoding DUF6049 family protein, yielding MAEAAENQGTPTAPARRWLRGTAVVLLTTGPLIGGLLPGPAAAAETVGPPAAAVASTAQSHARSAAHTTAADRTGTGSRTADISISTLSPATPQKGDTLSVTGTVTNKGRSSITDGRIGLRIGEAENSRGALEQNAARKDYLPGADGKKVEGKRATVKVGSMRPGIRRSFSIKLPVSALKMRSAGVYQLGVTLTGQTRERPYDQILGIERSFLPWQTSDSENKTELTYLWPLISSSHLTAQTQSDEEQTPVFRNDGLAKELAPGGRLQQLVHLGKDLPITWMIDPDLLATVDAMTERYRVQKKGGGTTAGKGQAYAKQWLMDLQSAVKGEEVATLPFADADVASLAHRGRNVPGALGDLDSATKRATNTVEPILHAKPSTDYAWPVEGALDPSIVDVATSAGAHNVIARSDSLRDTALSYTPTSARPIGGGNTALVADARLSKAFDGDMSRPGATSKAVQRFLGETQAVNAQVPNKQRSILVAPQRKPSAGQARAMALALSSLQKDGRWAEGSDLSEAAKAKPDPGANRRVPSGSQYPASLRKQELSGDAYRHVQETSRLVGDFQKILTREDRVETPFGSAVERGESNSWRGDPKGAANYRDGVRGYLMGLTKEVHLIQKSPITLSGRSATIPVTVQNNLVQGVDDLELRLTSRRRIGLDVGEPQAVKIDGEHSQSVKFSTTSKANGRAFVEAQLYTKDGKPYGKRMVFQVNVTSITSTVLLVIAGGVLLVVLAGVRMYTTRKRNGGSAHGQDPSGPDDDAGDAAQPSSDADSGSGSEERGDAGTADSKGPADGPGEPDEADEASPAAGSHGRDDEDGTAGPADTGKGSGTVPDAGEKVDR
- the murJ gene encoding murein biosynthesis integral membrane protein MurJ; translated protein: MNAPHDGDRGSQAAGDGSQPPEDPYVRDARTRDPYRDRDPAAKDPVSEALDDRAADPPPPPGTLPDPQALYERPEPGPDAPDPRRWAATPAPEPDGPSRRLPYGDDPASVRYTGVDGLLSGSRDDEGSAPRGEHPDPSGPRHPEPSAQEPAREATPQVSTEGRDPEDAFAHLFRDQGRGHASHTSASPPQPRSEGMPPQAPRASASGPHGGRRPLPDEEPAGPGQGPGFEAAHAAPAEATPPPPEPDAPASVAAQEAAQGAASKGGGGGRAGGLLRSSAIMAAGTMVSRLTGFIRSAMVVAAIGAAVLGDTYQLAITLPTMLYILTVGGGLNSVFVPQLVRAMKEDGDGGEAYANRLLTLVTVILGTLTVLAVLAAPLLVRVMSVRLAENPEANAVTVTFIRYCLPSIFFMGIHVVMGQILNARGRFGAMMWTPVLNNIVIMATVGAFLWVYGTAEDSGLTVGNIPPEGVRLLGIGTLLGLVVQALAMIPYLRASGFRIRPRFDWRGHGLGKAAKLAKWTVFFVLANQAGVLVVTQLSTWAQESAAAEGHAGAGWTAYSQAQLIWNMPQAIITVSVMAALLPRLSRAASDGDTGAVRDDISQGLRNSAVAIVPIAFGFLALGVPMCTLIYGPSGIDAARSMGYALMAFGVGLIPFSVQYVVLRAFYAYEDTRTPFFNTVVVAIANAVASAACFLLLPARWAVVGMAASYGLAYVVGVGIAWRRLRLRLGGDLDTAHVLRTYIRLAGAAVPATAAAGAAVYGVTVALGSGTLGSLASLIAGGIALAVVFVLAAKRMRIEEMTAMVGMVRARLGR